The Enterobacter asburiae genome window below encodes:
- a CDS encoding serine O-acetyltransferase, whose amino-acid sequence MFKFVKDDVLRYYKLTGRNKSKVSILGIISAFFGMKMTPVILYRMSHFCFKKKIPILGKVFSLINFVVFGVEIASNCEIGGGFFIPHSQGIVIGASKIGVNATIYQQVTLGAKNIDIPFNHLNRPVLGDNVVIASGAKVLGGIRIGDNVIVAANAVVMHSCDNNVLLVGIPAVVKKSI is encoded by the coding sequence ATGTTTAAGTTTGTTAAAGATGATGTACTGAGATATTACAAACTGACTGGGCGAAATAAATCAAAAGTATCTATCTTAGGTATAATATCGGCTTTTTTTGGAATGAAAATGACTCCAGTTATTTTATACCGGATGAGCCATTTTTGCTTTAAGAAAAAAATACCTATTTTAGGGAAAGTTTTTTCTCTAATAAATTTTGTTGTCTTTGGTGTTGAGATTGCTTCTAATTGCGAAATAGGTGGTGGTTTCTTTATTCCTCATTCGCAGGGCATTGTTATTGGTGCATCTAAAATTGGTGTTAACGCTACGATATACCAACAAGTTACTCTGGGCGCAAAAAATATAGATATTCCCTTTAATCACCTAAATCGCCCTGTTTTAGGTGATAATGTGGTTATTGCCTCTGGGGCTAAGGTTCTTGGCGGTATTCGAATTGGCGACAATGTTATTGTCGCTGCAAACGCTGTTGTAATGCATTCCTGTGATAACAATGTGCTACTTGTAGGTATCCCGGCCGTTGTGAAGAAGAGTATTTGA
- the wzy gene encoding O45 family O-antigen polymerase, whose amino-acid sequence MSIFLMSPGFVYASIWLFTIILYSLGLTTNISPLSNEMVVFLSINVVLGLIFSLPFITPGSINRVRLDKIMPSWRATKIWLIIWCFAIIPDVVVAGGIPMIMQFRGGYNYTEFGIPTYHGIVNMLFLFVFPSLYYHFLLSKRKIILLVILLMSIWEMLVFRRGILMSGLVEIFFLFFIYKKFTKKMFIYTVFSVITIVLLFGAVGDIRGAENPYQYLLSPEGQFLSSLPSGFTWFYVYVTAGLANLAYNFAHIVPVYDFTSFQDLFPSVIRNLIYSDLGFHDTMTLVDDNANVSTMFEKLMPDLGIAGSLIVVTCLLLLFSIAYKNLLKSYRYSLFPYAIAMQCAIFSGFYNLFFIQTYFLLFIVTLVFVRIKIFTGSHPHV is encoded by the coding sequence ATGAGTATTTTTTTAATGTCCCCAGGGTTTGTGTATGCTTCAATTTGGCTGTTCACAATTATATTATATTCGCTTGGATTGACTACTAATATTAGCCCGCTCTCAAACGAGATGGTGGTTTTTTTATCAATCAATGTTGTTTTGGGTTTGATTTTTTCACTTCCATTTATCACTCCTGGCAGTATTAATCGCGTTCGTCTGGATAAAATTATGCCATCCTGGCGAGCGACTAAAATATGGCTCATCATTTGGTGCTTTGCGATAATTCCTGATGTGGTTGTTGCTGGCGGGATTCCAATGATTATGCAGTTTAGGGGCGGCTATAATTATACCGAATTCGGTATACCGACATATCATGGGATAGTTAATATGCTATTCCTTTTTGTTTTTCCGTCACTGTATTATCATTTTCTTTTGTCAAAAAGAAAAATTATTCTGCTGGTTATACTATTGATGAGTATATGGGAAATGCTGGTCTTCAGACGAGGTATACTGATGTCTGGCCTCGTGGAAATATTTTTTTTATTTTTTATCTATAAAAAATTCACTAAAAAGATGTTTATTTACACTGTGTTTTCTGTAATCACAATAGTTCTCCTTTTTGGAGCTGTAGGAGATATCAGGGGCGCTGAAAATCCTTATCAATATTTGTTGTCACCAGAAGGACAATTTCTGTCGAGTTTGCCTTCAGGCTTCACATGGTTTTATGTCTATGTTACGGCAGGTCTTGCAAACCTTGCATATAACTTTGCACACATAGTTCCGGTATACGATTTTACAAGCTTCCAGGACCTTTTCCCCAGTGTTATCCGAAATCTTATTTACAGTGATTTAGGATTCCATGATACCATGACGTTAGTAGACGATAATGCCAACGTTTCGACAATGTTTGAAAAGCTAATGCCCGATCTTGGGATAGCGGGCTCCCTTATTGTGGTTACATGTTTACTTCTGCTTTTTAGTATTGCTTACAAGAATTTGCTTAAATCGTATCGTTATAGTTTGTTTCCTTATGCGATTGCAATGCAATGTGCAATATTCAGTGGCTTTTATAATTTGTTCTTTATTCAAACCTATTTTTTACTTTTCATTGTTACTCTTGTTTTTGTGAGAATAAAAATATTTACAGGGAGTCATCCTCATGTTTAA
- a CDS encoding glycosyltransferase family 2 protein has product MQYNDKISIVVPAYCEPSKVKRFMDAILNIDYPDNLIELILIDDCSPVSLKEIAASYGEAFKDKINFSFHRNQVNSGRAISRNVGISLATNSLIMFIDIDNLLEPNAIKKIVSFFHGKHFTAARINIRIDPARLSTSNYLRYFDSRYLGARNIPEGIISTRFFASDGIILTRDIINTIGGFDETFYHYGCEDEELGIRVSKAKYDFYFLPDAKAEDSDTPTLRRASERMVVYASKSFPVLKEKHPECVKDSLFSSYEVMLDDTRLPSKLLINVIHLLPLTTTRKSLLWLCDKLDTKAIKVPDFIYKIVLALSYIEGGRLRQLRM; this is encoded by the coding sequence GTGCAGTACAATGATAAGATTTCAATAGTGGTCCCTGCCTATTGTGAACCATCGAAAGTTAAGCGTTTCATGGATGCCATACTGAATATTGATTATCCTGATAACCTTATTGAGTTAATTCTTATTGATGATTGTAGTCCGGTTTCACTGAAAGAAATCGCAGCCTCTTATGGAGAAGCCTTTAAAGATAAAATAAATTTTTCATTCCACAGGAATCAGGTAAATTCTGGCAGGGCTATTTCCCGCAATGTTGGTATTTCTTTAGCGACAAACTCGTTGATAATGTTTATTGATATCGACAACCTGCTTGAACCTAATGCAATAAAAAAAATAGTTTCTTTTTTCCATGGTAAGCACTTCACGGCAGCCAGAATTAATATACGAATCGACCCAGCGAGACTTTCCACTAGCAATTACCTCCGTTATTTTGATAGCCGTTATCTCGGAGCGCGTAATATACCTGAAGGGATTATAAGTACTCGCTTCTTTGCAAGTGACGGCATTATCCTGACACGAGATATCATTAATACAATCGGTGGTTTTGATGAGACGTTCTATCATTACGGCTGTGAAGATGAGGAACTTGGCATCCGAGTTTCAAAAGCAAAATATGACTTTTATTTTTTACCCGATGCAAAAGCAGAAGACAGCGATACACCAACATTGCGCCGAGCATCAGAAAGAATGGTTGTGTATGCATCAAAATCTTTCCCTGTATTGAAAGAAAAACACCCGGAGTGCGTGAAGGACAGCCTCTTTTCATCCTACGAAGTAATGTTAGATGATACGAGACTTCCCAGTAAATTGCTCATAAATGTTATCCATCTTCTACCACTTACAACAACCCGAAAAAGCCTTCTTTGGTTGTGTGACAAATTAGATACAAAAGCGATTAAAGTACCTGACTTCATATATAAGATCGTATTGGCACTTTCATATATTGAAGGTGGAAGACTTCGACAGCTGAGGATGTAG
- the wzx gene encoding O45 family O-antigen flippase — MSNFLLSAIKKTMADEDKRKVFVNFFYLSIERITQLVIIIIINRLLINHYDFGDFSSWQYSLVILAIFMTGTWICGAEVVIPKLLDAPSKINTTMSNVIILRLAAGTFVALCMVAWGFFAASGLSRQFIIGLAISVALRETFIVGLTWYQSQARLKLPCLVLMLAAIIKLIVIYIGVRNQLPINYLWVAWVIESLLPCGFIFYSFRKATGFRFVKVDSEIFSYLKIGVAVWFCLIMQQVTMKFDRVYLEGKISGEMYSNYAAALQLVDNWYAICILFVQAIAPIFIFKFIDITNIKRKLPFCVFATLAVTCAGALFTTVLADMIIHILYGAKLVNAYSYLRTFVWLTPILAIDQLLSMVLIRMNQLNKLAIKWLIAFCLVVAVVPAIFHYMGISNIVFGLAVVYAFNIIYSTRCIGAVQ; from the coding sequence ATGTCTAATTTTTTATTATCAGCCATAAAAAAAACTATGGCGGATGAAGATAAAAGAAAAGTCTTTGTTAACTTCTTTTATCTTAGCATCGAGAGAATCACTCAACTTGTTATTATTATTATTATTAACAGATTGTTGATAAATCATTATGACTTTGGTGATTTCAGCAGTTGGCAATATTCTCTCGTCATTTTAGCCATATTTATGACAGGCACATGGATCTGTGGGGCCGAGGTGGTAATTCCTAAATTGCTGGATGCGCCATCTAAAATAAATACCACAATGAGCAACGTGATTATATTACGTCTGGCTGCAGGGACTTTCGTTGCGTTGTGTATGGTGGCATGGGGATTTTTTGCTGCAAGTGGGCTGTCCAGACAGTTCATAATTGGTTTGGCCATATCTGTCGCATTACGAGAAACTTTCATCGTCGGTTTAACATGGTACCAAAGCCAGGCTCGTCTTAAATTACCTTGCCTGGTACTAATGTTAGCTGCAATAATTAAACTCATTGTCATTTATATTGGTGTAAGGAATCAGTTACCAATAAATTATCTTTGGGTAGCATGGGTCATTGAATCACTTTTACCTTGTGGCTTTATCTTTTATTCTTTCAGAAAGGCTACCGGGTTTAGATTTGTGAAGGTTGATTCTGAAATTTTCTCATATCTTAAGATTGGTGTTGCCGTATGGTTTTGTTTGATCATGCAACAGGTCACTATGAAGTTTGATCGTGTATATCTGGAAGGTAAAATTTCCGGAGAAATGTATTCCAACTATGCAGCAGCACTTCAGTTGGTCGATAACTGGTATGCAATATGTATTCTGTTTGTCCAGGCAATTGCACCAATTTTTATATTTAAATTCATTGATATAACAAACATTAAAAGAAAATTGCCATTCTGTGTTTTCGCTACACTTGCAGTAACCTGCGCAGGCGCATTGTTTACAACAGTTCTTGCAGACATGATTATTCATATTCTTTATGGTGCAAAGCTTGTTAATGCCTATAGTTATTTGCGAACGTTTGTCTGGTTAACCCCAATTTTAGCTATAGATCAATTGCTCAGCATGGTTCTAATTAGAATGAATCAGCTAAATAAATTAGCTATTAAGTGGTTGATAGCTTTCTGCCTGGTAGTGGCTGTTGTGCCTGCTATTTTTCATTATATGGGTATTAGTAACATCGTCTTCGGTTTAGCAGTAGTTTACGCCTTCAATATAATTTATTCTACGAGGTGCATTGGTGCAGTACAATGA
- a CDS encoding NAD-dependent epimerase/dehydratase family protein produces MKAHYTVIGGRGFIGSEIVENLLAKGENVEVPPRDDKTLFERDLGIVIYAAGNGDCANTPFEVYKSNTELLATLLERAQFSKLIYISSTRVYMEQDSASEMDNLTVCTGDNRRLFNLTKLVSEELCLKSNRDTIIVRPSNVYGLALKSKLFLPSIIRNAISNKHIDMYVAPAYAKDYVSVTDVAELIYQISRKNEYNIYNIASGVNTTAADIADLIASKTGCTIKWHEGFKGEYFPPTDNTRTRNEFGHVYNNVLSDIEIMIDNFKKNMTDV; encoded by the coding sequence ATGAAAGCACATTATACAGTGATTGGTGGACGTGGTTTCATTGGCAGTGAAATCGTTGAAAACCTTCTGGCTAAGGGTGAGAATGTTGAGGTTCCACCGCGTGATGATAAGACTCTTTTTGAAAGAGATCTGGGAATTGTCATCTATGCTGCTGGCAATGGTGATTGTGCAAACACGCCGTTTGAAGTATATAAATCTAACACCGAGTTGCTGGCAACACTTTTGGAACGCGCTCAATTCTCGAAATTAATCTATATTTCATCAACGCGTGTTTACATGGAACAAGATAGCGCGTCGGAAATGGATAATCTTACGGTATGCACGGGCGATAACCGAAGGCTTTTCAATCTTACTAAACTGGTAAGTGAAGAGTTATGCTTAAAAAGCAACCGAGATACGATTATTGTCAGACCCAGCAATGTATATGGTTTGGCATTAAAGAGTAAGTTATTCCTGCCTAGCATAATCAGAAATGCAATCTCGAATAAACATATTGATATGTATGTTGCCCCTGCCTATGCAAAAGATTATGTTTCAGTCACGGACGTTGCTGAGCTTATTTACCAGATCAGCCGTAAAAATGAGTATAACATCTACAATATTGCATCAGGCGTTAATACAACAGCTGCTGATATTGCAGACTTAATTGCAAGTAAAACTGGTTGCACGATCAAATGGCATGAAGGTTTCAAAGGAGAATATTTTCCACCGACGGATAATACGAGAACAAGGAATGAGTTCGGTCATGTCTATAACAATGTATTGTCCGATATAGAAATAATGATTGATAACTTTAAAAAGAATATGACAGATGTCTAA
- the rfbC gene encoding dTDP-4-dehydrorhamnose 3,5-epimerase, translated as MNVIQTPLKDCVIIEPKVFGDTRGFFLEAWHKEKYENAGIKGNFVQDNRSRSSRNVLRGLHFQKTKPQGKLVSVISGEVYDVAVDLRHDSETFGQYVGVLLSGEKNNQLYVPPGFAHGFCVLSEYADFHYKCTDFYDPKDEGGIIWNDPDIAIDWPVTAPVLSEKDIKLITLAEYKKSL; from the coding sequence ATGAATGTAATTCAAACACCTTTAAAAGATTGTGTGATCATTGAACCTAAGGTTTTTGGCGATACTCGCGGTTTTTTCCTTGAAGCCTGGCATAAAGAAAAATATGAAAATGCAGGAATCAAAGGTAATTTTGTACAGGATAACCGCTCACGTTCGAGTCGAAATGTTTTGCGTGGACTGCATTTCCAGAAAACGAAACCCCAAGGTAAATTAGTCAGCGTAATCAGCGGGGAAGTTTATGATGTTGCAGTGGATCTGCGCCACGATTCTGAGACATTTGGTCAGTATGTGGGTGTTCTTCTTTCTGGCGAGAAGAATAACCAATTATACGTTCCTCCCGGATTTGCCCATGGATTTTGTGTATTAAGCGAATATGCCGATTTTCACTATAAGTGTACTGATTTTTACGATCCAAAGGATGAAGGTGGAATTATCTGGAATGATCCGGATATTGCTATTGACTGGCCGGTAACAGCACCAGTTCTCTCAGAAAAAGATATTAAATTAATTACACTTGCAGAGTATAAAAAATCTTTATGA
- a CDS encoding polysaccharide biosynthesis protein, with product MLTYLISLPRLIKRIITLSIDVVLLMCAFWFAFWVRIDSMTPLSSVSHWLLLTSIIVITLAIFVKLGLYRAVIRYITAKILLVVAIGMLISSLLLIIAAFYTNLYLPRTIPFIYFSFGVLFVAGSRLAMRMLVNRGLKLGTRVIIYGAGASGRQLLPALSQMDEYYPVAFVDDNRSLQGQVIHGVSVFSPEKLAWLIEKYEAKKILLAMPSASRARKNEVISTLEGLPCEVLSIPGMVDLVEGKARIDALRKVVITDLLGRDPVTPIPELISKNIQGKTVMVTGAGGSIGSELCRQIIRNKPTQLILFELSEFSLYSIDSELRNLILSQSLNVKIYPILGNVQDMAHLERLIKAFSVETIYHAAAYKHVPLVEFNVIDGVRNNIFGTLCCAQAAENCGVESFVLISTDKAVRPTNTMGATKRMAELILQALASESSKTCFSMVRFGNVLGSSGSVVPLFEKQIAAGGPVTLTHPDITRYFMTIPEAAQLVIQAGAMGSGGDVFVLDMGDPVKIIDLAHRMIALQGLSVRDDKNPYGDIAIKTTGLRPGEKLYEELLIGDNVSITQHPRIKTANEVMLPWDEMKDIIAELDSSCRNFDYERVREILLNAPTAFNPTDDICDLLWKEHKS from the coding sequence ATGCTAACTTATTTAATTTCTTTGCCAAGACTAATAAAACGGATTATAACGCTCTCTATTGATGTAGTACTGTTAATGTGCGCATTTTGGTTTGCATTTTGGGTCCGTATTGATTCAATGACGCCATTATCAAGCGTATCTCATTGGTTACTGCTAACATCGATAATAGTGATTACTTTGGCCATCTTTGTAAAACTTGGCCTTTATAGAGCTGTCATAAGGTATATAACTGCGAAAATACTGCTTGTAGTTGCTATTGGGATGCTAATTTCGTCGTTGTTGCTGATTATTGCCGCATTTTACACGAATCTCTATCTTCCAAGAACAATCCCGTTTATCTACTTCTCTTTCGGAGTATTGTTCGTTGCAGGCTCACGCCTTGCTATGAGAATGCTGGTCAATCGCGGTTTAAAATTGGGAACACGCGTAATTATATATGGGGCTGGAGCGTCTGGACGCCAGTTACTTCCTGCGTTAAGCCAAATGGATGAATACTATCCTGTGGCTTTTGTTGATGACAATCGCTCATTGCAGGGGCAGGTCATCCATGGTGTAAGCGTATTTTCACCTGAAAAATTGGCCTGGTTGATAGAGAAGTACGAAGCTAAGAAAATTCTCCTGGCAATGCCAAGTGCCAGCCGCGCCAGAAAAAATGAGGTTATATCTACCCTTGAGGGACTTCCGTGCGAGGTGCTTTCAATACCTGGGATGGTCGACCTCGTTGAAGGAAAAGCAAGAATCGATGCCTTACGTAAGGTAGTAATTACTGACCTTTTAGGTCGCGATCCTGTTACCCCGATCCCTGAATTAATTTCAAAGAATATTCAGGGTAAAACAGTCATGGTTACTGGCGCGGGTGGCTCTATAGGCTCTGAACTATGTCGACAGATAATCAGAAATAAACCTACTCAACTAATTCTTTTCGAATTATCAGAATTCTCACTATATTCAATTGATTCTGAATTGCGAAATTTAATACTTTCACAATCTTTAAATGTTAAGATTTATCCAATTCTGGGCAACGTTCAGGATATGGCGCATCTTGAAAGGTTAATCAAGGCATTTAGCGTTGAGACCATCTATCATGCGGCTGCTTATAAGCATGTTCCCCTGGTTGAATTTAACGTTATTGATGGTGTTCGTAATAATATCTTCGGGACCTTATGTTGTGCACAAGCTGCCGAAAACTGTGGTGTCGAAAGTTTTGTGCTTATCTCTACGGATAAAGCTGTGCGACCAACGAACACCATGGGCGCAACAAAAAGAATGGCAGAGCTAATACTTCAGGCTCTCGCATCAGAGTCAAGTAAAACCTGTTTCAGCATGGTCCGGTTTGGAAATGTGCTAGGTTCATCCGGCTCCGTCGTACCATTATTTGAAAAACAAATTGCTGCTGGTGGTCCGGTGACGTTAACGCATCCTGACATCACACGTTATTTCATGACCATTCCTGAGGCCGCACAGCTTGTTATTCAAGCTGGAGCAATGGGCAGTGGTGGGGATGTTTTCGTATTGGATATGGGTGATCCGGTCAAAATTATTGACCTCGCCCACCGTATGATTGCCTTGCAAGGACTTTCAGTTCGTGATGATAAAAATCCTTATGGCGATATTGCTATCAAAACGACTGGCTTGCGTCCTGGTGAGAAGCTGTATGAAGAATTGTTGATTGGCGATAACGTCTCAATAACACAGCATCCACGAATTAAGACGGCTAATGAAGTCATGCTTCCGTGGGATGAAATGAAAGACATTATCGCAGAATTGGATAGCTCATGTCGCAACTTTGATTATGAGCGGGTACGCGAAATACTGTTAAATGCACCTACCGCATTTAATCCTACTGATGATATCTGTGACTTACTTTGGAAAGAACACAAAAGTTAA
- a CDS encoding PglD-related sugar-binding protein, with the protein MNDLIIVGAGGHGRTLYETATLLGYEKIVFLDDNESRSDNSKVRVIGKTSDLKVYAGTAKHIVIGIGNNKLRESFHQQLELLSIYPITLIHPFAFVSTSATLGHGSVVLAGAVVGANSTLGVGTIVNCHSTVDHDSTLGDFAHLGVGVHLAGGACIGKSAFLQAGTVGGYSAKVEEHVICPPGTIL; encoded by the coding sequence ATGAATGATCTGATCATTGTTGGAGCTGGAGGACATGGACGTACATTGTACGAAACTGCTACGCTATTGGGATATGAAAAAATTGTATTTCTCGACGATAATGAATCTCGCTCCGACAATTCAAAGGTTCGTGTTATCGGGAAAACCTCAGATCTGAAGGTTTATGCTGGTACAGCTAAACACATTGTAATTGGCATAGGTAATAATAAGCTCAGAGAGTCATTCCACCAACAGCTAGAATTGCTAAGCATTTATCCGATAACGCTAATTCATCCTTTTGCATTTGTGAGCACGTCCGCTACTTTGGGACATGGCAGCGTAGTTTTAGCCGGTGCGGTTGTAGGAGCAAACTCAACTCTTGGTGTAGGTACGATAGTTAATTGTCATTCTACAGTCGATCATGATTCAACTCTCGGTGATTTTGCCCATTTAGGTGTTGGGGTGCATCTTGCAGGGGGAGCGTGTATTGGTAAATCGGCATTTCTGCAAGCGGGAACAGTGGGTGGATATAGTGCTAAAGTGGAAGAGCATGTCATATGCCCTCCAGGTACTATTTTATAA
- a CDS encoding MraY family glycosyltransferase has product MLYLGIVVFAFFISCALTWGLRLYAIKNNVIDQPNQRSSHSVPTPRGGGVAIVLTLLASLVWLVLTNHITQATFLGFFVPGLLIAVIGFLDDHGHIAARWRLLMHFIAAAIGLFYLGSFPSINMFGYDVSLSWFGMILGSIYLVWMLNLYNFMDGINGLASAQAITFSLCSILIITINNYSDSSDAMTMLALALAGSVAGFIVWNFPVARIFMGDAGSGFLGITIGLMILYFAKLDSRVLIAELCLMGVFIVDATTTLLRRLLAGKKVYEAHASHCYQILARKYKSHVPVTMAAIAINFMWLLPIAYLIISAKIDGIVGITIAWLPLIILVFRCGAGVKDKEKA; this is encoded by the coding sequence ATGTTGTATCTGGGCATTGTCGTTTTTGCATTCTTTATATCATGCGCGTTGACCTGGGGTTTAAGGTTATATGCCATCAAGAATAATGTAATTGATCAACCAAACCAAAGAAGTTCTCACAGTGTTCCTACACCTCGTGGGGGAGGGGTGGCTATTGTATTAACATTGTTAGCTTCATTAGTATGGCTGGTCCTTACAAATCATATAACTCAGGCAACATTTTTAGGTTTCTTCGTGCCTGGCTTATTGATTGCGGTTATTGGTTTCCTCGACGATCATGGCCATATCGCCGCACGCTGGCGCTTGTTAATGCACTTCATCGCTGCAGCTATAGGGCTTTTTTATCTAGGATCGTTCCCAAGCATTAATATGTTTGGCTACGATGTTTCTTTGTCATGGTTTGGAATGATCCTCGGTAGTATCTATCTTGTATGGATGTTGAATTTATATAACTTTATGGATGGTATTAATGGTCTTGCAAGTGCGCAAGCTATTACCTTTTCGCTTTGTAGTATCTTGATAATAACTATCAATAACTACTCTGATTCATCTGATGCAATGACTATGCTTGCATTAGCACTCGCTGGATCGGTCGCGGGGTTCATCGTGTGGAACTTCCCTGTGGCAAGGATCTTCATGGGCGATGCTGGAAGCGGTTTTCTGGGTATCACCATTGGGCTGATGATCCTTTATTTTGCAAAGCTGGACTCACGTGTTCTGATCGCAGAACTCTGTCTGATGGGTGTTTTCATTGTTGATGCAACTACTACCTTACTGAGAAGATTACTGGCGGGTAAGAAAGTCTATGAAGCACATGCAAGTCATTGTTACCAAATTCTTGCCCGTAAATATAAGAGCCATGTTCCTGTTACTATGGCGGCTATAGCTATTAACTTCATGTGGCTGCTCCCTATTGCTTACTTAATCATCTCTGCAAAAATTGATGGAATTGTAGGCATTACCATCGCCTGGTTACCATTGATTATTCTTGTATTCAGATGTGGTGCTGGAGTTAAAGATAAAGAGAAGGCATAA
- a CDS encoding NAD-dependent epimerase/dehydratase family protein has translation MKVLVTGGTGFLGSALVKTLRSAGHQVIFTSRRDENIDNGMYNLGDISAQTNWTTLLQDCDTVIHTAGRAHILNDKAEDTLTEFRRVNHDATMKLAHDAISCNVKHFIFVSSIGVNGNSTSGIPFSETTPARPTSDYAISKLEAEESLLKAFTGSNMGITIVRPALICGPNAPGNIQRLLKLVSRNLPLPFKSVKNKRALASLDNVVSFICECVTNEKSKNELYLLADEVHPSTEEMITAFSTGMGMKARLVYFPKTILKIFLSILGKKSIYDQLFGDLEVDSRKSREQLQWTPPVSLQETMVKTAKYFIEGNK, from the coding sequence ATGAAAGTTTTAGTGACAGGGGGAACTGGTTTTCTCGGTTCTGCTTTAGTCAAAACGCTGAGGTCGGCAGGTCATCAGGTAATTTTCACTTCCCGTCGAGACGAAAATATCGACAATGGGATGTACAACCTTGGCGATATCTCTGCACAAACAAACTGGACAACCCTTCTCCAGGATTGTGATACTGTCATTCACACAGCAGGCAGAGCACATATTCTTAATGATAAAGCCGAAGATACGCTGACAGAATTTCGTCGTGTGAATCACGATGCCACGATGAAATTAGCTCATGATGCAATAAGTTGTAATGTGAAACATTTCATCTTCGTCAGTTCAATAGGTGTTAATGGTAATTCCACTTCGGGGATACCTTTTAGTGAAACGACACCTGCCAGACCCACTTCAGATTATGCTATTTCAAAGCTGGAAGCCGAGGAAAGTCTTCTTAAAGCATTTACTGGTAGCAATATGGGGATAACCATAGTGCGTCCGGCATTGATTTGTGGTCCAAATGCACCGGGTAACATTCAACGATTGTTAAAACTAGTGTCGCGAAATCTGCCACTGCCTTTTAAATCGGTTAAAAATAAGCGTGCTCTTGCTTCACTGGACAATGTTGTGAGCTTTATCTGCGAATGTGTAACGAATGAGAAGTCAAAGAATGAACTCTATCTTTTGGCTGACGAAGTGCATCCTTCAACTGAAGAAATGATAACGGCATTTTCTACCGGGATGGGTATGAAAGCGCGACTTGTCTATTTCCCCAAAACAATACTGAAAATTTTCCTTTCTATACTGGGCAAGAAAAGTATATATGATCAACTGTTTGGCGATCTGGAAGTTGATTCAAGAAAATCAAGAGAGCAGCTTCAATGGACGCCACCCGTCTCGTTACAAGAAACGATGGTAAAAACAGCGAAGTATTTTATTGAAGGTAACAAATAA